The Bradyrhizobium betae genomic interval TCGGTGACGGTTTTCCTCGGATAAGAGTCGTTGGATCGGCCAGGCGAATGGTTTCGCCGAGCCAGCCCGTGTCTGCGTCGCAAACCTCGCAAGTTGCCCGCACCGAGCTGCTCTTTTCTTCCGCAAGCTCAGACTCTTGTCCGGGAGTCCATTCCTTGACGCGTTGAGGGGCGGGTGCATCGCGCCTGTTCGCCGCGCATCGTCCCAATGAGGATAGGCGCAAAGTTTTCCGCGCCGCTTTCGCTTCGTGGTCCGGATTGCCTTGCGGAGGCCGGCGAGCTGTGAGCAGATATCCGAATTACAGCCTAAAGTTTTATTTCGTAAGAACGCACATATTCATAGGAGTTTGCACATGCACCCATTGCGTGCTGTTGCCGTTGCTTGCCTTTCGTGCGCCTTTGGTCTGGCAGGACCGGAGCACATGACAAATGTGTTGACCGGGGCAACCCATGTTCTCGGCGACACGGCGCTGGCGATCGAGGCGCAAGTCGATAGCGCGGAGCCGGACGTCATCGTTCCGGAACCGCAAAGATATGAGGCCATTACCAAATTCACCAAGGAGGGCGTTCTTCTTGGGGCCGGCTACAACACCTACACCAAAGAGATTCTCGGCGACTGCGTCGGCAAATGGTACATCCCGCCGGCTGGATTTGTCTCCACTTCGACCTATGAGATGAAGCTGCTGAGGTCTCTTGACGAGTTCAAGCAGGAGACTGCGGTCGAAGCGCGGCTGGACACGTCGTTCGGCGCGTTCCAGGCGAGCCTGTCATCGAAGTACAGCGAATCCTCGTCGAGTTCCTCGTCGCGGACTTACCTGATGGTGCGCAAGAAGGTGATCCTGTCGCCAGGGCTCGTCCTGGCGGCAAAAGAAAAGTCGCTCCTTCAGCCGCTGACCGACCAATCACCTCAATCCATGAGCGATTTCTTCGCGCAGTGCGGCAATGCCTACATTTCGGAGGTCATCCGGGGCGGCGAGTTCGTCGCGTTGCTCACCGCGCAGGAGAGCTCGAATCAACTTGCCACCGAGCTCCAGATCCAGGCCGACGCCTCCTATGCCACCACGAGCGCGCAGGCGAAGTTCGAGTCCACGATGCAGCGTATGCGCCAGGAGGCGTCGCTCGAGGTGAGCATGTATCGGATGGGCGGCAAGACCGAGGTGCCGGCGTTCCAGACCGGCGCGCAAGGCGTGGACATTCTCTTGAAGTATGCGGCGGGCTTCGCCAGCGAAGTCGTGGACGGCAACGCCGTGCCGATCGGCCTCAAGACATCGGGTTATCCGCAACTGGTTCGCGGTTTTCACATCAACGATTACGCCGCGGGCCACTATAGTTTGATAGCCCGGAAGCTCGATGACGTGAACCGTGTGCTGACAAGGCTCGATCTCGACATCAAGGCCTACGACACATTCAGGATTCCGAACACGTCCGCGAGCGGGCGTGACAAGGAGGCGCGGCGCCAGGTCGCGGCCCAGATCGAGCCGCTCGTGGGGTGGATGGACCGATGCGGCGCATCGTTCTGGGACGAGGCCGCCTGCAAGGACGGCGCGCGACTGGCGGCGATGACCGTGATGACTCCGAAGCCGGTCGTCTTGCTGCAACTCAATCCGCGCGAGCCGCAGCCCGCCATGTTTTCGCCGAGTGAACGCATGCAAATGGTCGTTCGCGGCCGATATTGCTGGGAGGGCGACGGCCGATGCTCGGCCGGCTTCGACGGTGTTACACCCGGGGACCAGGGTCTTGCCTACATCAACGTGCGAACCAAGAGCGAACAAGGCGCGATCGACGTCCGCTACGTCGGCGACCCGCTTGTTGTCGGTCCCGGCATGACCGTCGCCGTGGTCTGCAAAGACACCGACTACAGCGACAATTTCTATCCACCGGACGGGCTGTACGCGATCTTCTACACGCCCTGACAGGTCGCGCCTGCAGGATTCCGGTGCTGACCGCAATCGTCGTCGATGCGATCAGCGCCTTCAAAAACATGCTTTCATTCAATGGAGATTGCGATGCGTTTCACCACGCGCAGGAATGTCGTCTCCGGATTAGGCTTGTCAGGCGTACTGGGTCTCGCGGGAATCCGGCCCGCTGCCGCGGATGTCGTCACGATCGATCAGTTCAAGGAGTTGATCGACGGAATCCTGGCCACGAAAGGATCCTTGATCGCAGCAGGCGCGACCGTCGAGAACGGTTGGGAGAAGTGGCTGCAGAAGGCGATCATTGATACTCTGGCAGAGAAGCACATCACCTACGATCTCGCTCCGGAGCAGCACGTCTATGACAATCGGGATGCCACTGCGGATTTCGTCGGCAATGGACCCACCAAAGACAATCCGAACGTCGCTGTTACGGACAAGACGTTCGTGGTCGAACTCAAATGCCAGGGGCGGAATGCCAGTCTGTTCAAGGCAGGCCTGGAGATCGATTGCAACAAGCTGCGCAAGAGGGAGATGAACGCTGCCTATCAATCGGCACGACGTTACGTTTTCGGTGTGGTCGTCGCCTGGGAGCCGTCCAAGGGAACGGTCGAGTCTCAGTTGCTGCCGAAAGGGCACGGCTTCCAGAAATATGTGCCGATGAAGAGTCGCTTCCAGGACCAGAAGCAGGCCGCCAACGACAAGAGTACGGATCGAGGAGGCGATCTCTACTGGGTAGAGGTCACGCAATGATCGTGCGGCGACCGGGACCAGTCGCTCCCTTCGGCCCAAGCCATTGCCTCGTGCCGGCCCCCGCTCAATAACACGCCGCCATCGCGCCGAGCTTCGGGTAGAGCCGGTCGATCGCGGCGATCTCGCCTTGCATCTGCGCGATGATCCAGTCGCGGATCTCGGCGGCGATGGGGCGCATCACGCGGTTGCGCGGAGGCAGGAATTCGCAGATGCGGCGCGTGGTGGTGAGCGTCTCTGACGCCGGCACCAGTGCGCCGGTCAGCAGCCAGTGCGAGGTCACGGTCAGCCAGCCGAGCGCGATGCCCTGGCCGAGCAGCGCGGCCTGCACCACGACGGCATAATCGGTGAAGCTCAACGCCTTGGCCGCGCCGCGGCGCCCGGTGAGCAGCGAGGCGTAATCCGTGGCCCAATCGCCCGGGGTCTCGGCGAGACGAATGATGGTGTTGCCCTCGGCAGGATCGGTCTCGCCGAGATAGCCGGGGCTGCACATCGGCAACGTGACTTCCTTCATCACCAGCGTGCCACCCGACGACGGCTCGTCGCGATCGCGAAAACGCATGCCGAGGTCGACATTCTCCACCGGGCCGCGTAGCGCGCCCGAGATGAGCTGAAAGCGCAGATCCACTTGCGGAAACTGCCGCTGCAGCTTGTCGATGCGCGGCATCAGCCAGTGCGTGGTGAAGGCGGAGGAGACCGACAGCGTCACCGTCTCGGTGCCCTTGCGCCGCCGCTCGATCTCGACGAGGCCACTCTCGATGCTGCGAAAGCCTTCGAGCACGCGGCGATAGAGCAGCTCGCCTTCCTCGGTGAGCACCGCGCGCCCCGCCTTGCGATCGAACAGGCGCACGCCGAGATGCTCCTCGAATTGTCCGAGCATCCGGCTCACCGCCGGCTGCGTGACGTTCAGTTCGGCGGCGGCCGCGGTGAAGCTGCCGTTGCGCGCCGCTGCGTCGAACACGAACAGGGCGTTACTGGAGGGCAGCATCCGGCGGAGCTCAGGCATAACGCCATGTTATGAGGCCCGTAATAATTTGGCAATTGCCGGATTCTGCCAAGTCTGTTGTCATTGGCATCACAGCCTAAAGACAGGGTGTTCGTGAGAATATTTGGTGCGGCGCACGCTTCGCCGCTGAATGCTCCAAAACGCTGTCTATAAAGCAGGCTTATGGCGCGCAGTGAGGCACGCCATTGCAGGGGCACAGGCGAGGTCGATCGTTGGACAAGCGAGCGGAAAGCGTCGAGATCAGGTCGGCCAGCAAGGCCTACGGCGCCGTTCGCGCCCTCGACGACGTTTCCCTCAATGTCGGTGCAGGCGAGTTCGTTTCGCTGCTCGGCCCTCCGGCTCCGGCAAGACCACGCTGCTCGGCATTCTGGGCGGCTTCATCCTGCCGTCGAGCGGAACGATCCTGTTCGGCGGCCGCGACGTCACCTGGATGCCGCCGCACAAGCGCGACATCGGCGTCGTCTTCCAGAACTACGCGCTGTTCCCGCATATGAGTGTCGGCGAGAACGTCGCCTTTCCCTTGCGCGCACGGCGCCTGCCGAAGGCGAGTTGGCCTGACAAGGTGCGCGCCGCGCTCGGCATGGTGGGACTTGCCGGCTATGAAGAGCGCGGCATTGCGCAGCTCTCCGGCGGCCAGCGCCAGCGCGTGGCACTGGCGCGCGCCATGATCTTCGAGCCGCGCCTGATCCTGATGGACGAGCCGCTCTCCGCGCTCGACAAGCAGCTGCGCGAATCCATGCAGATCGAGCTGCGCGCGCTGCACCGGCGCATCGGCGCCACCATCATCTACGTCACCCACGACCAGCGCGAGGCGCTGACCATGAGCGACCGCGTCGCGGTGATGAAGGACGGCCGGCTGATCCAGATCGACGAGCCCGAACGGCTGCACGATCATCCCGCCGATTCCTTCGTGGCGAGCTTCATCGG includes:
- a CDS encoding LysR family transcriptional regulator, encoding MPELRRMLPSSNALFVFDAAARNGSFTAAAAELNVTQPAVSRMLGQFEEHLGVRLFDRKAGRAVLTEEGELLYRRVLEGFRSIESGLVEIERRRKGTETVTLSVSSAFTTHWLMPRIDKLQRQFPQVDLRFQLISGALRGPVENVDLGMRFRDRDEPSSGGTLVMKEVTLPMCSPGYLGETDPAEGNTIIRLAETPGDWATDYASLLTGRRGAAKALSFTDYAVVVQAALLGQGIALGWLTVTSHWLLTGALVPASETLTTTRRICEFLPPRNRVMRPIAAEIRDWIIAQMQGEIAAIDRLYPKLGAMAACY